A window of Armatimonadota bacterium contains these coding sequences:
- the rpsT gene encoding 30S ribosomal protein S20 gives MPNIKSVVKDVKKSRELRQRNLDTRSKIKTFVKKTKAAQDATADTATAFLNETVSIVDKAAKRGIIHPNAAARRKSRLMKRAAFKANAQA, from the coding sequence TTGCCGAATATTAAGTCAGTTGTTAAAGACGTCAAGAAGTCTCGCGAGCTGAGGCAGCGAAATCTGGACACAAGGTCCAAGATCAAGACCTTTGTTAAGAAGACCAAGGCCGCACAGGATGCCACGGCCGATACAGCCACAGCGTTCCTCAATGAGACTGTGAGCATAGTAGACAAGGCGGCAAAGCGCGGTATTATTCATCCGAACGCTGCTGCCAGACGCAAGTCCAGGCTTATGAAGCGCGCCGCTTTCAAGGCAAATGCGCAGGCATAG
- a CDS encoding AAC(3) family N-acetyltransferase — MVTKKHIEMGLNKIGLGSGDVVVVHSSLSSFGRVDGGAEAVVDALLETIGEQGTLVVPTYTYGLDVYDPQRSSSLCGAITEAVRKRPNALRSLHPTHSVAAIGALADVITGGHEKVHAFARGSALFNVLQARGKILLLGVSHKSDSMIHVAEEIANLPYLERSRQIDVKNAQGKTVQKWVRRPGCSHGFDAIEEILDEHDAVRETTIGECRAQIMAARSVVDAALEVLKMDPEGLLCERPDCEVCAQARVMVEATAVEKQDRDTIEQAEEEERVRRVIQRRLQGGEVKFFDADDEYTSPN; from the coding sequence ATGGTCACCAAAAAGCACATTGAGATGGGACTCAATAAGATCGGGCTCGGCAGCGGTGATGTTGTCGTAGTTCACAGCTCGCTGTCGAGCTTTGGTAGAGTCGACGGCGGAGCCGAGGCTGTTGTCGATGCGCTGCTGGAGACTATCGGCGAGCAGGGAACACTTGTAGTGCCCACATACACATATGGTTTGGATGTGTATGATCCTCAGAGATCATCATCACTCTGCGGAGCCATTACGGAGGCTGTTCGCAAACGTCCAAATGCTCTACGCAGCCTGCACCCCACTCACTCGGTCGCAGCAATCGGAGCACTGGCAGATGTAATTACCGGCGGTCATGAAAAAGTCCACGCATTTGCCCGCGGATCGGCGCTGTTCAATGTCCTCCAGGCTCGAGGCAAGATTCTCCTGCTCGGCGTTTCGCATAAATCGGACTCCATGATCCACGTTGCCGAAGAGATCGCAAACCTGCCGTATCTGGAACGGTCGAGGCAAATAGATGTCAAGAACGCACAGGGCAAGACCGTCCAAAAATGGGTTCGCAGGCCAGGCTGCAGCCACGGTTTTGATGCAATTGAAGAAATCCTGGATGAGCACGACGCCGTCCGTGAGACAACAATAGGCGAGTGCCGTGCGCAGATTATGGCCGCAAGATCGGTTGTCGACGCCGCGCTTGAAGTCCTCAAGATGGACCCTGAAGGCCTTTTATGCGAAAGGCCCGACTGCGAGGTATGCGCTCAGGCCAGGGTGATGGTCGAGGCGACAGCGGTCGAAAAGCAGGACAGAGATACAATTGAGCAAGCTGAGGAAGAGGAACGCGTTCGCCGCGTGATCCAAAGACGGCTTCAGGGCGGCGAGGTCAAATTCTTTGACGCCGATGACGAATACACTTCGCCTAATTAG
- a CDS encoding TIM barrel protein, protein MADIQNYLSASVYVFFPHDDPESDCMPVADCAKEIVDFGIGVEVFLSEYNYTPYTQQAIEQVREIGKEAKFLTCHTNQFEWNYDKLMAEIPMVASFSGSVLVVHPATFGLERCNNPPSPQILRDICKFAQDSGIRLAFENSGRTGIAMMRRALDIIGSDPLSIGLGICIDTGHANRSMALDGVPTEDYLREFRELIIELHINDNLGKEDLHLPPGAGNIDWSAVLPELHALPQEAIMCIELANHGDDAMSLIQRSRDFLIGAN, encoded by the coding sequence ATGGCCGATATACAAAACTACCTCAGCGCATCAGTTTATGTGTTTTTTCCTCATGATGACCCTGAAAGTGACTGCATGCCGGTTGCCGACTGTGCGAAAGAGATTGTGGACTTCGGGATTGGAGTAGAGGTTTTTCTCTCGGAGTATAATTACACTCCATATACTCAGCAGGCGATCGAGCAGGTTCGCGAGATAGGCAAAGAGGCTAAGTTTCTGACTTGTCATACAAACCAGTTCGAGTGGAACTATGACAAGCTCATGGCCGAAATTCCTATGGTCGCAAGTTTTAGTGGGAGTGTGCTGGTGGTGCATCCGGCCACGTTCGGACTGGAGCGCTGCAATAATCCGCCGTCACCACAAATCCTTCGTGATATATGCAAGTTCGCTCAGGACTCTGGAATCAGGCTTGCATTTGAAAACAGCGGGCGCACAGGTATCGCGATGATGAGGCGCGCTCTCGATATTATCGGCTCAGACCCACTGTCCATAGGGCTGGGAATCTGCATAGACACCGGTCATGCCAATCGCAGCATGGCTCTTGATGGAGTGCCTACCGAGGACTATCTGCGTGAGTTCCGTGAACTTATAATAGAGCTTCACATCAACGACAACCTGGGCAAGGAGGACCTGCATCTGCCGCCGGGAGCAGGCAATATCGACTGGAGCGCTGTGCTGCCGGAGTTGCATGCTTTGCCCCAGGAGGCGATTATGTGTATTGAGCTTGCCAACCATGGTGACGATGCAATGAGCCTGATCCAGCGGTCTCGCGATTTTCTGATAGGGGCTAATTAG
- a CDS encoding cyclophilin-like fold protein translates to MPNKIKILAGSVTQTATLNDSACAKRIFDALPIETNGSTWEDEIYFEIPVDCNSENPQETVELGDLAYWLAGSCFCIFFGPTPMSQGNEIRPASAVEVFGRLDGDPKEFKKVHSGQRVVIERA, encoded by the coding sequence ATGCCGAACAAGATCAAAATTTTAGCCGGGTCTGTAACACAGACCGCGACCCTCAATGACAGCGCATGCGCAAAGAGAATCTTTGATGCACTGCCGATAGAGACAAACGGTAGCACCTGGGAAGACGAGATATACTTTGAAATCCCTGTAGACTGCAACAGTGAGAACCCACAGGAGACAGTGGAACTGGGCGACCTGGCCTACTGGCTGGCTGGAAGCTGCTTTTGTATATTCTTCGGGCCAACTCCTATGAGCCAGGGCAACGAGATCAGGCCCGCGAGCGCCGTTGAGGTATTCGGCAGGCTTGACGGCGACCCGAAGGAGTTCAAAAAAGTCCACAGCGGGCAAAGAGTTGTTATCGAGAGAGCATAG
- a CDS encoding alpha-amylase family glycosyl hydrolase gives MNRPCPKWLENAVFYEIYPQSFCDSNGDGIGDLQGIIEKLDYIKDLGCNAIWMNPCFLSPFQDAGYDVADFYRIAPRYGTNDDAKKLFAEAAKRGIKVCLDLVAGHTSIEHEWFKQSCKPEHNKYSNWYVWTNSIWDAGDWTGRFVGGYAQRDGQYLNNFFYCQPALNYGFANPDPNKPWQLPMDHPDCLAVRQELKNIIKFWLDMGATGFRVDMAKSLIKNDPDSAVVAKLWNEVREWLDADYPEAVLISEWGDPVIAIPAGFHIDFLFQLHVGYNSLFRYERDQFCNPTPENHSFFRKEGKGDITLFLDQYMNYYRKTKDKGYVSLISGNHDIGRCSQGCDSEDLKLIFAFLLTMPGVPFIYYGDEIGMRYLSGLPSKEGGFHRTGARTPMQWSAEANAGFSTADPSKLYLPVDPSPDAPNVADQQGKPDSLLETVRALIKLRKDNPALCADGEFSPVYWEPNGYPFVFLRTLNGERMLVAFNPSGKPAEVEFQITGSGFKNELMMGKGAHIAESSGKIKLKMDGVSYGVFKL, from the coding sequence ATGAATAGACCATGCCCGAAGTGGCTTGAAAACGCAGTGTTTTATGAAATATACCCGCAGAGTTTCTGTGATTCCAATGGTGACGGGATCGGCGATCTGCAGGGGATTATTGAGAAACTCGATTATATAAAAGACCTCGGATGCAACGCCATCTGGATGAACCCATGCTTTTTGTCGCCGTTCCAGGATGCAGGTTATGATGTCGCAGACTTCTATCGCATAGCGCCTCGCTACGGCACTAATGATGACGCAAAGAAGCTCTTTGCAGAAGCCGCAAAGCGCGGCATAAAGGTCTGCCTGGACCTTGTGGCGGGCCATACATCCATTGAGCATGAGTGGTTCAAGCAATCGTGCAAGCCTGAGCATAACAAATATTCAAACTGGTATGTCTGGACCAACAGCATCTGGGACGCCGGAGACTGGACCGGCAGGTTTGTTGGCGGATACGCTCAGCGCGATGGCCAGTATTTGAACAACTTCTTTTATTGCCAGCCGGCCTTAAACTATGGGTTCGCCAACCCTGACCCGAACAAACCCTGGCAGTTGCCAATGGATCACCCAGACTGCCTTGCAGTGCGGCAGGAACTCAAAAACATAATCAAGTTCTGGCTGGATATGGGCGCAACGGGTTTTCGCGTGGACATGGCCAAATCACTTATCAAAAATGACCCCGATTCGGCAGTTGTCGCAAAGCTGTGGAATGAAGTGCGCGAATGGCTAGATGCCGATTACCCGGAGGCTGTTCTTATCTCGGAATGGGGAGACCCTGTCATTGCAATTCCCGCAGGTTTTCATATCGACTTTTTGTTCCAACTTCATGTTGGTTACAACTCGCTCTTCAGATATGAGCGGGACCAGTTCTGTAACCCCACACCCGAAAACCACAGCTTTTTCCGAAAAGAAGGCAAGGGTGATATCACTCTATTCCTCGACCAGTATATGAACTACTACCGCAAGACAAAAGATAAAGGATATGTATCGCTGATAAGCGGCAACCATGATATAGGGCGGTGCTCACAGGGATGTGACAGCGAAGACCTCAAATTGATATTCGCGTTCCTGCTGACTATGCCGGGCGTGCCGTTCATATATTACGGCGATGAGATTGGAATGCGCTATCTGAGCGGTCTGCCGTCCAAGGAAGGCGGGTTCCACCGCACGGGCGCACGCACGCCGATGCAGTGGTCAGCCGAAGCCAATGCGGGCTTTTCGACTGCAGACCCGTCGAAGCTCTATCTGCCGGTAGATCCGTCACCGGATGCGCCGAATGTAGCCGACCAGCAGGGCAAGCCGGATTCACTTCTGGAGACTGTCCGCGCGCTCATAAAGCTGCGCAAGGATAACCCAGCGCTGTGCGCCGACGGAGAGTTCAGCCCGGTCTACTGGGAGCCGAACGGGTATCCGTTTGTTTTTCTTCGAACTCTGAACGGTGAGAGAATGCTGGTGGCGTTTAATCCGTCTGGCAAGCCTGCAGAGGTTGAGTTCCAGATCACCGGTTCAGGATTTAAGAACGAGCTGATGATGGGTAAAGGAGCACATATTGCAGAGTCGTCAGGTAAGATAAAGCTGAAGATGGACGGAGTGTCGTACGGCGTTTTCAAGCTTTGA
- a CDS encoding thymidine phosphorylase, with the protein MRIQDIIAAKRDCRELTNGEISRIVMDYAAGEVPDYQMSAFLMAAYINGMSFAETSAMTQAMIDSGEVLDLSSISKTKVDKHSTGGVGDKTTLVVIPVMASCGLAVPKMSGRGLGFTGGTLDKLESIPGFNMALSPDQFVKQVNDIGAAIAGQTHDIVPADKKIYALRDVTATVESIPLIAASIMSKKIACSSDIILLDVKVGSGAFMHDLPRARELARTMIAIGTNLGRKVGTAITDMNQPLGRAVGNALEVAEAIDTLKGDGPADFRHLCVELSAIILYMAAQCKSLDEGRAIASGSLDNGSALKKFAEIISSQDGNPAVIDDYTLLPQAKYKYDVVSERSGFVSEVDCALIGRAACMLGAGRERKEDSIDPAVGIITNKKLGDRVENGEALAELYSNDESKTSEVASAVCKAYTIGDVSIVPPLIHELTY; encoded by the coding sequence ATGAGGATACAAGATATCATTGCCGCCAAAAGAGACTGCCGTGAGCTTACCAATGGTGAAATATCCAGAATTGTAATGGATTATGCAGCAGGTGAGGTTCCAGATTATCAAATGTCGGCATTTCTTATGGCTGCGTATATCAACGGTATGAGCTTTGCCGAGACCTCCGCCATGACCCAGGCTATGATCGACAGCGGCGAAGTATTAGACTTATCGTCAATATCCAAAACAAAGGTGGACAAGCACAGCACGGGTGGAGTGGGGGACAAGACCACACTCGTCGTAATCCCGGTCATGGCGTCATGCGGTCTGGCTGTGCCTAAAATGTCCGGCAGAGGTCTGGGATTTACTGGCGGCACTCTCGACAAACTCGAGTCCATCCCGGGCTTCAATATGGCGCTTAGTCCAGACCAGTTTGTAAAACAGGTGAACGATATAGGCGCGGCGATAGCAGGCCAGACGCATGATATAGTGCCCGCCGATAAGAAGATTTATGCTCTGCGCGATGTCACGGCCACTGTCGAAAGCATTCCGCTGATCGCCGCGAGCATTATGAGCAAGAAGATAGCCTGTTCGAGCGATATTATCCTGCTGGACGTTAAAGTCGGCTCGGGAGCATTCATGCATGATCTTCCGCGAGCCAGGGAGCTTGCCCGGACTATGATCGCAATCGGCACAAACCTGGGGCGTAAAGTCGGCACTGCAATCACGGACATGAATCAGCCACTGGGCAGGGCTGTAGGCAATGCTCTGGAGGTTGCCGAGGCGATTGACACTCTCAAAGGTGATGGCCCGGCAGATTTCAGACATCTATGCGTAGAGCTATCGGCTATAATATTATACATGGCTGCACAATGCAAGTCCCTGGACGAAGGTCGCGCCATAGCGTCCGGATCACTCGATAATGGAAGCGCACTGAAGAAGTTTGCAGAGATCATATCTTCTCAGGATGGCAATCCCGCCGTGATTGATGATTATACTCTGCTACCCCAAGCGAAATACAAGTATGATGTCGTAAGTGAGAGATCAGGGTTTGTCTCTGAGGTCGACTGCGCTCTTATCGGACGGGCCGCATGCATGCTGGGCGCGGGCCGCGAGCGTAAAGAAGACTCTATAGACCCAGCGGTCGGCATAATTACAAATAAGAAGCTTGGCGATAGAGTCGAGAATGGCGAGGCATTGGCCGAGCTTTACTCAAACGACGAATCGAAGACATCCGAAGTCGCGTCGGCTGTTTGTAAAGCATATACCATAGGTGATGTCTCGATAGTCCCGCCACTTATACATGAGCTGACATATTAG
- a CDS encoding NADH-dependent [FeFe] hydrogenase, group A6 — MAINLTINGQKLTAEQGDTILAAARKAGIYIPTLCYHSDLMPDGVCRVCSVEVKGQRTLCAACCYPVSDGMEVLTHTPRVREARKMIVELMLANHPQECLTCAKSGKCELQALAKEFGIQDIRFKGERKIWDKDQSSLSVIRDPEKCILCNRCVRTCDDIQSVAALHAANRGWNAVIVPGMGDELADVVCVNCGQCINRCPTGALKGNDPAAKIWEAIYDPAKHVLVQTAPAVRAAIGEEFGMPAGSRVTGKMVTALKMMGFDRVMDTDFTADLTIMEEGSELIERIKTGGVLPQLTSCSPGWIKFIEYYYPELLPHVSSCKSPQQMFGALAKTYYAQKMGIDPANIVSVSIMPCVAKKFECVRPEMNDSGYQDVDYVLTTREAAGMMKEAGIDLPSLADSDYDDPLGMSTGAAVIFGNTGGVMEAALRTAYEIITGQSVPDINIKAVRGMDGVRSATVMVGDLPVKAAVAHGLANARQVLEGIKNGEFKDYHFIEIMCCPGGCIGGGGQPQPTSEEIRKARVKAIYDEDEAMAIRKSHENPAVVKLYEEFLDKPLSHKSHELLHTHYTARSRRTSKQEAQQPVKVKVE; from the coding sequence ATGGCGATTAACCTTACAATAAACGGACAAAAACTCACTGCCGAACAGGGTGATACTATCCTTGCTGCAGCCCGCAAGGCAGGAATCTACATACCGACTCTCTGTTACCACTCCGACCTCATGCCCGACGGCGTATGCCGTGTGTGCTCGGTCGAGGTCAAGGGCCAGAGGACACTTTGCGCCGCTTGCTGCTATCCCGTCTCCGATGGGATGGAGGTCTTGACCCATACTCCCAGAGTGCGTGAGGCGCGCAAGATGATAGTCGAGCTTATGCTGGCGAACCATCCACAGGAGTGTCTGACGTGCGCCAAGAGCGGCAAGTGCGAGCTTCAAGCCCTCGCGAAAGAGTTCGGCATACAGGATATACGCTTCAAGGGTGAGCGCAAGATTTGGGACAAGGATCAATCGAGCTTGTCTGTGATCCGTGATCCAGAAAAGTGCATCCTCTGCAACAGATGCGTGCGCACCTGTGACGATATCCAGAGCGTGGCGGCTCTGCATGCTGCAAATCGAGGCTGGAACGCAGTGATCGTGCCGGGTATGGGTGATGAGCTTGCTGATGTGGTCTGCGTGAACTGCGGCCAGTGCATCAATCGGTGCCCCACAGGAGCACTCAAGGGCAATGACCCAGCCGCCAAGATTTGGGAGGCGATATATGACCCGGCCAAGCATGTGCTTGTGCAGACTGCCCCGGCAGTGCGCGCGGCCATAGGTGAGGAGTTCGGCATGCCCGCCGGAAGCCGCGTGACCGGTAAGATGGTTACAGCCCTTAAGATGATGGGGTTCGACCGGGTGATGGATACAGACTTCACCGCCGACCTCACGATCATGGAAGAGGGCAGCGAGCTTATCGAGCGTATAAAGACGGGTGGGGTGCTCCCGCAGCTTACATCGTGCTCACCGGGATGGATCAAGTTTATCGAATATTACTACCCGGAACTGTTGCCGCATGTGTCGAGTTGCAAGAGCCCGCAGCAGATGTTCGGCGCGCTTGCCAAGACGTATTATGCCCAGAAGATGGGAATCGACCCGGCAAATATAGTTTCGGTTTCTATCATGCCGTGTGTCGCTAAGAAGTTTGAGTGCGTCAGACCCGAGATGAACGATTCGGGATATCAGGACGTGGACTATGTCCTGACGACACGTGAGGCTGCAGGTATGATGAAAGAGGCCGGTATTGACCTGCCCAGCCTTGCCGACAGCGATTACGATGATCCGCTTGGCATGTCGACCGGTGCGGCTGTTATATTCGGTAACACAGGCGGCGTTATGGAAGCGGCTCTTAGGACCGCTTATGAGATCATCACAGGCCAGAGTGTCCCGGATATCAACATCAAAGCTGTGCGAGGCATGGATGGTGTGCGGTCGGCGACTGTTATGGTCGGCGATCTGCCCGTTAAGGCTGCCGTCGCTCATGGCTTGGCCAATGCGAGACAGGTGCTCGAAGGAATTAAAAATGGCGAGTTCAAGGACTATCACTTCATTGAGATCATGTGCTGCCCCGGCGGATGCATCGGCGGCGGCGGCCAGCCCCAGCCTACCTCTGAAGAAATCCGCAAGGCTCGCGTTAAGGCGATCTATGATGAAGACGAAGCCATGGCTATTCGCAAGAGCCATGAGAACCCGGCTGTTGTTAAGCTATACGAGGAGTTCCTAGACAAACCTCTATCACACAAGAGCCATGAGCTTTTGCACACTCACTACACCGCCCGGTCTCGTCGCACAAGTAAGCAAGAGGCGCAACAGCCGGTAAAAGTGAAAGTGGAGTAG
- a CDS encoding NADH-ubiquinone oxidoreductase-F iron-sulfur binding region domain-containing protein — protein MSFYRAHVLVDTGTPAVLKGAMGIKSALVDEIKKKGLDKEIKVVETGDLGLTGAGPALVIYPEGVTYANVTAGDIPELVEEHLLKGRQVKRLVYTGPSAAVVDGKAKPRAGEVRVILKNVGVIDPTSIDEYIAHGGYDGMAKALTQMKPADVIAHVKASQLKGRGGAGFPTGLKWEFTAKAGGKHKAVVCNADEGEPGNFKDRLILEGDPHQVIEGMIISGYAVGASEGYIYIRGEYQQSVSHTEKAIADARVMGILGKNIFGSGFDFDIKIFKGAGAYICGEETALLESLEGKRGESRMKPPFPPTYGLMGSPTVINNVETLAAVPHIIASGANWYCGLGTDKTKGTKIFSPCGDVLYPGVYEVPFGVTLREVIYNMAGGIKSGKRFKACLMGGPSGVVVGEDALDRRLCTEDLAPGAGALIVLDESRCIVDLMQNVAEFFYHESCGQCVPCREGTKRILEILNWWTSGAGSEDDLRLLESLGDTMAASSKCGLGQFAAVAFKSSLPLFVDEYLSHVKDKECPTGTCAMDRVLEEVK, from the coding sequence ATGTCATTCTACAGAGCACATGTTTTAGTGGATACGGGCACGCCTGCAGTCCTTAAGGGCGCTATGGGCATAAAGTCCGCGCTGGTCGACGAGATCAAGAAAAAGGGTCTGGATAAAGAGATTAAAGTAGTCGAGACGGGCGATCTGGGTCTGACCGGAGCCGGTCCGGCGCTGGTGATATATCCAGAGGGCGTGACTTATGCGAATGTCACTGCTGGGGATATCCCCGAACTCGTCGAAGAGCATCTGCTGAAGGGCAGGCAGGTGAAGCGCCTGGTATATACGGGTCCGTCGGCTGCCGTGGTAGACGGCAAGGCCAAACCGCGCGCAGGTGAGGTGAGGGTGATCCTCAAGAATGTGGGTGTGATCGACCCGACCAGCATCGACGAATATATCGCGCACGGCGGCTATGACGGCATGGCCAAAGCTTTAACGCAGATGAAACCGGCAGATGTGATCGCCCATGTCAAGGCTTCCCAGCTTAAGGGTCGCGGTGGAGCAGGCTTCCCGACGGGACTCAAGTGGGAGTTCACTGCAAAGGCCGGTGGAAAGCACAAGGCCGTTGTATGTAATGCGGACGAGGGCGAGCCGGGCAACTTCAAGGATCGGCTTATCCTTGAGGGCGACCCGCATCAGGTGATCGAGGGTATGATCATCTCGGGCTATGCAGTCGGCGCAAGTGAGGGTTACATATATATCAGGGGCGAGTATCAACAGTCTGTATCTCATACCGAAAAGGCCATTGCCGATGCGCGCGTTATGGGAATCCTTGGCAAGAACATATTCGGCTCAGGGTTCGATTTCGATATTAAAATTTTCAAGGGTGCTGGAGCCTATATTTGCGGCGAGGAGACAGCTCTGCTGGAGTCCCTGGAAGGCAAGCGCGGCGAGTCTCGTATGAAGCCGCCCTTCCCACCGACATACGGCCTTATGGGCAGTCCGACTGTCATTAACAACGTCGAGACCCTGGCAGCCGTCCCGCATATAATTGCGAGCGGAGCCAACTGGTATTGCGGCCTCGGGACAGATAAGACCAAAGGCACAAAGATATTCTCACCCTGCGGTGATGTGCTTTATCCGGGCGTGTATGAAGTTCCATTCGGGGTCACTCTGCGCGAGGTCATTTACAATATGGCAGGCGGAATCAAGAGCGGCAAACGCTTTAAGGCGTGCCTGATGGGTGGGCCGAGCGGCGTGGTGGTCGGTGAGGATGCCCTGGATAGGCGTCTGTGCACGGAGGACCTTGCGCCGGGCGCGGGAGCGCTGATAGTGCTCGATGAGAGCAGATGTATTGTAGACCTTATGCAAAATGTCGCCGAGTTTTTCTATCACGAGAGCTGCGGGCAGTGCGTGCCGTGTCGCGAGGGGACAAAACGTATCCTGGAAATCCTGAACTGGTGGACATCCGGCGCGGGCAGCGAGGACGATCTAAGACTGCTCGAATCGCTGGGCGATACCATGGCTGCGTCGTCAAAGTGCGGCCTTGGGCAGTTTGCGGCAGTTGCGTTCAAGAGCAGCCTGCCTCTTTTCGTAGATGAATACCTGTCTCACGTTAAAGACAAAGAATGTCCGACAGGTACTTGTGCGATGGACAGAGTTCTTGAGGAGGTAAAGTAA
- the nuoE gene encoding NADH-quinone oxidoreductase subunit NuoE, translated as MGCDSCGCNSLIVEIIEKYDSDKRNLIPLLHELQDELGYLSPEVMETVAERLDVTVGDVHGVATFYSLFYTKPHGKHIVRLCDSPPCHIEGSKQIRDAVTAELGIKPGETTDDGIFTFETVSCMGLCGVAPAMMVNDDVYGNLTPEMVPGILARYAPIAAKEGR; from the coding sequence GTGGGTTGTGATTCGTGTGGATGCAATTCGCTGATCGTAGAGATTATCGAAAAATACGACAGCGACAAACGTAATTTGATCCCACTGCTCCATGAGCTTCAGGACGAGCTGGGCTACCTCTCGCCTGAGGTGATGGAGACAGTGGCCGAGAGGCTGGATGTGACCGTCGGTGATGTCCACGGCGTCGCCACTTTCTACAGCCTGTTCTACACCAAGCCGCACGGCAAGCACATCGTGCGCCTGTGCGACTCGCCGCCATGCCATATCGAAGGCAGTAAGCAGATTCGAGATGCCGTCACCGCAGAACTCGGTATAAAGCCGGGAGAGACCACGGATGACGGCATTTTTACTTTCGAGACTGTGAGTTGCATGGGCTTATGTGGTGTCGCGCCCGCTATGATGGTCAATGACGACGTCTACGGCAACCTTACACCCGAGATGGTGCCGGGGATTTTGGCCAGGTATGCACCGATTGCGGCAAAGGAGGGCAGGTAA